One part of the Ignavibacteria bacterium genome encodes these proteins:
- a CDS encoding PorV/PorQ family protein produces MKKYIKYISLMLLLLLATAEIIYAGGGRRNGTGGASELLIPVGVRGIGLSGANTSTTTGIEALYWNPAGIARTDKSAEATFSYMKYLADMGVTYGAVEANIAGFGALAFSIKSLSFGDINVTTTNNPDGTGETFSPQFLTLGLSFARALSDRISVGITGSLIMENIAQVSANGVAFNVGIMYENLGDLTGLSLGVAIKNLGPQMTFSGPGLYTQASAASYERPAQLYKVEAASFELPSTLEFGLAYRPVLDAQNSLLVATTFQNNNFSGDVYRFGAEYTFNNLLSLRGGYGYTPASQEAGYIWGFTAGAGINYEVGGGTAIRVDYAYRQVKSSFDANHVFSVGLAF; encoded by the coding sequence ATGAAAAAATATATTAAATATATAAGCCTGATGTTACTCCTCCTCCTTGCTACGGCTGAAATAATCTATGCGGGCGGAGGCAGACGTAACGGAACCGGAGGAGCTTCTGAACTCCTTATACCTGTCGGTGTAAGAGGCATTGGCCTTTCAGGCGCCAATACTTCTACTACTACCGGAATCGAGGCCCTTTACTGGAACCCCGCCGGAATTGCAAGGACTGATAAGTCTGCTGAGGCTACTTTCTCCTATATGAAGTACCTGGCAGATATGGGTGTGACTTACGGTGCCGTTGAGGCAAATATCGCGGGCTTCGGCGCTCTTGCCTTCAGCATTAAATCTCTTTCGTTCGGAGACATCAATGTAACCACAACGAATAACCCGGATGGTACGGGAGAAACCTTCAGTCCACAGTTCCTGACTTTAGGCCTCTCCTTTGCAAGAGCCCTGAGCGACCGTATTTCTGTCGGCATAACAGGCAGCCTAATCATGGAAAATATCGCTCAGGTTTCTGCCAACGGTGTGGCCTTTAACGTAGGAATCATGTACGAAAACCTGGGAGACCTGACAGGACTAAGCCTTGGTGTGGCAATCAAGAACCTGGGCCCTCAGATGACCTTTAGCGGCCCGGGGCTTTATACTCAGGCCTCAGCTGCTTCCTATGAGCGCCCCGCACAGCTCTATAAGGTTGAAGCAGCCTCATTCGAGCTGCCTTCAACCCTGGAATTCGGACTTGCATACAGGCCTGTTTTGGATGCGCAGAATTCGCTGCTTGTTGCAACGACATTCCAGAACAACAACTTCTCCGGCGATGTTTACCGCTTCGGCGCCGAGTATACGTTCAATAACCTTCTCTCTTTACGCGGCGGCTACGGCTATACACCCGCCAGTCAGGAAGCCGGCTATATCTGGGGATTCACGGCTGGCGCTGGCATTAACTACGAAGTCGGCGGCGGCACGGCTATAAGAGTGGATTATGCTTACCGTCAGGTAAAGAGCAGTTTCGATGCAAACCATGTGTTCTCTGTTGGATTAGCGTTCTAA
- a CDS encoding purine-binding chemotaxis protein CheW: MSSAKPEAPQVKESTPSADKAPAINTSGAIKPEEKKQEKATAGQQQEVKLQDQTRQDLKQQDAKAHEAIVQLVGFNLGKECYGVDIKRIKEINRMTEITRVPRAPEFIEGVINLRGSVIPVINLRKKVKMPPREYDKDTRIIIVELGGKTIGFIVDAVKEVLRIPESVLVPPPTLAVGKSADYITSVAKVEDELVILLDPDKVLSREETKKLEEAEGKKRK; the protein is encoded by the coding sequence ATGAGCAGCGCAAAGCCGGAAGCTCCTCAGGTAAAAGAAAGTACCCCTTCTGCTGATAAGGCTCCTGCCATAAATACCTCAGGAGCAATTAAGCCTGAAGAAAAGAAACAGGAAAAGGCCACAGCCGGGCAGCAGCAGGAAGTAAAACTGCAGGATCAAACGCGGCAGGACTTAAAGCAGCAGGATGCAAAAGCCCACGAGGCTATTGTGCAGCTGGTAGGGTTCAATCTCGGGAAAGAGTGCTACGGAGTTGACATAAAGAGAATAAAAGAGATCAACCGTATGACAGAGATAACAAGGGTTCCGAGGGCACCTGAATTTATTGAAGGCGTCATCAACCTGAGGGGATCGGTTATTCCCGTCATTAATCTGAGAAAGAAAGTAAAGATGCCGCCCCGTGAATACGATAAGGATACGAGGATCATAATTGTTGAGTTAGGGGGTAAGACCATCGGTTTTATTGTTGATGCAGTAAAAGAGGTCTTAAGGATTCCCGAAAGCGTTCTTGTTCCGCCTCCAACGCTTGCAGTAGGCAAAAGTGCAGATTACATCACATCTGTAGCCAAGGTTGAAGATGAGCTTGTGATACTTCTTGATCCGGATAAAGTCCTCTCGCGTGAGGAGACAAAGAAGCTGGAAGAAGCTGAGGGGAAGAAGAGAAAGTAA
- a CDS encoding AAA family ATPase encodes MYWEYFNLKVNPFGITPDPKFLYLSTPHASAIEWMKMAIEQHEFGMITGEVGSGKTVLSRYLVDSLPEETFRVAWIINPVMSSTQLLREIYGQLFDDKAPHSKSLLVKSLQEGLVNLFLENKYPVVIIDEAQVIPGTKIFEELRLLSNYQTDEQNLISIILMGQQELLKKLKKKTHRAFLQRVRFTLTLNPLTAEELDSYISHRLRVAGLEGESIFTPEAIERIHRITGGYPRPVNHLAAFSMMEAMTHEKDAVEASDVESAARSILYFEDSLADENALAEAKETVGE; translated from the coding sequence ATGTACTGGGAATACTTTAATCTGAAGGTTAATCCTTTCGGTATTACACCGGATCCGAAGTTTTTATATTTAAGCACACCGCACGCATCGGCCATTGAATGGATGAAAATGGCAATCGAGCAGCATGAATTTGGAATGATCACCGGGGAGGTGGGTTCAGGTAAGACCGTGCTTTCTCGTTATCTTGTAGACAGCCTGCCGGAAGAAACCTTCAGGGTGGCCTGGATAATAAATCCGGTAATGTCCTCTACGCAGCTTTTACGTGAGATCTATGGACAGCTCTTTGACGATAAAGCTCCGCATTCAAAGTCACTGCTGGTAAAATCCCTGCAGGAAGGCCTGGTAAATCTGTTCTTGGAGAATAAATATCCTGTAGTAATAATTGATGAGGCGCAGGTAATTCCTGGCACAAAGATCTTCGAGGAGCTGAGGCTTTTGAGCAACTATCAGACTGACGAGCAGAATCTGATCTCAATTATTCTCATGGGTCAGCAGGAGCTCTTAAAGAAGCTGAAGAAGAAAACACACAGGGCATTTCTTCAAAGGGTCAGGTTTACACTCACACTGAATCCGCTTACTGCAGAAGAGCTGGATAGTTACATAAGCCACCGCTTAAGAGTGGCGGGCCTTGAGGGCGAGAGTATTTTTACTCCCGAGGCTATTGAGAGGATTCACAGGATTACAGGGGGGTATCCGAGACCTGTAAACCACCTGGCGGCTTTTTCTATGATGGAGGCCATGACGCATGAAAAGGATGCCGTGGAGGCAAGTGACGTGGAATCTGCAGCCAGATCAATACTGTATTTTGAAGACAGCCTTGCAGACGAAAATGCTCTGGCAGAGGCAAAAGAGACTGTCGGAGAATAA
- the treY gene encoding malto-oligosyltrehalose synthase: MHIPKSTYRLQLNAAFTFNDLKEIVRYLSELGISDIYSSPIMKAAKGSMHGYDVVDPNQFNPELGTEEDFDSLVGEYKKYKMGWLQDVVPNHMSYSAENQMIVDLLENGPNSRFISFFDIEWNHPHASVRQRVLAPFLGKYFQEVLEDGELVLKYDAEGFSIYYYDNRFPLKMESYSDILSFRMSSLQNRLGKNNSDVIKYLAVMYILRSLPASEEIEERYSQIKFVKGMLYELYTGNEVIKEFIDENMRIYNGRKGVAESFNMLEKLLSDQYFRLAYWKVANEEINYRRFFNISSLISLKMENEEVFNRIHTLVLRLVDEGKIDGLRIDHVDGLYDPTSYLKRLRGRLQDNYLVVEKILELEEELPTEWPIEGTTGYEFVNYVNGIFIKKENERALTEVYQRFSGFTTPYERVVAEKKRLIIQTRMAGEVERLAFLVEAVSSIDRYGIDITMHGLKRALEEILTYFPIYRTYINAENYTERDKKYLEGLFKRVSRINPRLSQEFNYICNLLMLSFREHFTEEQKKIALDFVMKFQQLTGPLMAKGFEDTALYVYNRLISMNEVGGNPGRFGITTDEFHTFCQKRANLWPHSMNATATHDTKRGEDMRARINVLSEIPDEWEERVNTWSRLNSSMKENLNGEVIPDKNDEYFLYQTLIGSFPFEQTDLTTYIARIKEYIVKATREAKVHTAWIKPDEEYEQAYSSFVEKILTPSDGNHFLLDFTGFQKKVAFYGMFNSLSQVLIKFTSTGVPDVYQGTELWDMSLVDPDNRRPVDFSLRRGHLEEIRNNPEKDRLRYLKSILDAMPDGRIKMYLMHQALKARNENREVFLDGEYIPVNTGGSHAQNLITFARKLNNRWAVTIAPRLLTEFVKEGELPLGEAWGDTMIALPQEIKSWKNVFTGQRLVKSEKSASRGFFMAKEVFSHFPVALILGEKT; the protein is encoded by the coding sequence ATGCATATCCCAAAATCCACCTACAGGCTGCAGCTTAACGCTGCTTTTACTTTTAACGACCTGAAAGAAATTGTGCGCTACCTTTCAGAGCTGGGAATTTCGGACATTTATTCTTCCCCCATTATGAAGGCTGCAAAGGGGAGCATGCATGGCTATGACGTTGTTGACCCGAACCAGTTTAATCCTGAACTGGGCACAGAAGAGGATTTTGACAGCCTGGTCGGGGAGTATAAAAAGTATAAAATGGGGTGGCTGCAGGATGTTGTTCCAAACCATATGTCCTATTCGGCCGAAAACCAGATGATTGTCGATTTGCTTGAAAATGGTCCCAACTCGCGCTTTATCAGCTTCTTTGACATTGAATGGAACCACCCGCACGCGAGCGTTCGGCAGAGGGTACTGGCTCCATTCCTGGGGAAGTATTTTCAGGAAGTCCTGGAAGACGGTGAACTGGTACTAAAATATGACGCTGAGGGCTTCAGCATCTATTATTACGACAACCGTTTCCCACTTAAGATGGAATCATATTCGGACATACTTTCATTCAGAATGTCGAGCCTGCAGAACAGGCTGGGGAAAAATAATTCTGATGTGATCAAGTATCTGGCAGTTATGTATATACTCAGATCGCTTCCGGCCTCAGAGGAAATAGAGGAAAGATATTCGCAGATAAAATTTGTCAAAGGAATGCTCTACGAGCTCTACACCGGTAACGAGGTGATTAAAGAGTTCATAGATGAAAACATGAGGATCTATAACGGAAGAAAAGGTGTTGCTGAAAGTTTTAACATGCTTGAAAAGCTTCTTTCCGACCAGTATTTCCGTCTGGCCTACTGGAAGGTGGCAAATGAAGAGATCAACTACAGAAGATTTTTTAATATAAGCAGCCTTATTTCCCTTAAGATGGAAAATGAGGAAGTATTTAACCGCATACATACGCTGGTGCTAAGGCTTGTAGATGAAGGGAAAATTGACGGCTTAAGAATAGACCACGTCGACGGGCTTTATGACCCGACTTCATACCTTAAAAGGCTCCGCGGACGCCTGCAGGATAACTATCTCGTGGTTGAAAAAATCCTTGAGCTTGAGGAGGAACTGCCCACCGAGTGGCCCATTGAGGGGACAACGGGTTATGAGTTTGTAAATTATGTGAACGGGATTTTTATCAAAAAGGAAAACGAGAGGGCCCTTACTGAGGTGTATCAAAGGTTTTCAGGGTTTACCACGCCTTATGAAAGGGTGGTGGCTGAGAAAAAAAGACTTATTATTCAGACCCGTATGGCCGGAGAAGTAGAACGCCTGGCATTCCTGGTTGAAGCCGTCTCCAGCATTGACCGCTACGGTATTGACATTACGATGCACGGGCTTAAACGGGCTCTGGAGGAGATACTGACGTATTTCCCGATATACAGGACCTATATAAATGCGGAGAATTATACGGAAAGGGATAAAAAATATCTCGAGGGTCTCTTTAAGAGGGTTTCAAGGATAAATCCCAGGCTTTCGCAAGAGTTTAACTACATATGCAACCTTCTTATGCTGAGCTTCCGTGAGCATTTTACGGAGGAGCAGAAAAAAATAGCGCTCGACTTTGTAATGAAGTTTCAGCAGCTTACGGGCCCCCTGATGGCAAAGGGGTTTGAGGATACGGCCTTGTATGTCTATAACCGGCTTATTTCAATGAATGAAGTGGGGGGCAACCCCGGGCGTTTCGGAATTACTACGGATGAATTTCATACTTTCTGCCAGAAGAGGGCTAATCTGTGGCCTCATTCAATGAATGCAACCGCCACACACGACACCAAGCGCGGCGAGGACATGAGGGCCAGGATAAACGTCCTTTCGGAAATACCGGATGAATGGGAAGAAAGGGTAAACACCTGGAGCAGGCTGAACAGCTCAATGAAAGAAAACTTAAACGGGGAAGTAATACCTGACAAAAACGACGAGTATTTCCTCTACCAGACGCTAATCGGATCATTTCCCTTTGAACAGACAGACCTGACAACTTATATAGCCCGTATAAAGGAATATATTGTCAAAGCCACACGCGAGGCCAAAGTTCACACCGCATGGATTAAGCCCGATGAGGAATATGAACAGGCCTATTCCTCTTTCGTGGAAAAAATTCTTACTCCTTCTGATGGAAACCATTTCCTGCTGGATTTTACAGGGTTTCAGAAGAAGGTGGCGTTCTACGGAATGTTTAATTCGCTTAGCCAGGTTCTTATTAAGTTTACATCCACCGGCGTACCTGATGTGTACCAGGGGACAGAATTGTGGGACATGTCACTGGTAGACCCTGACAACCGCCGCCCGGTGGATTTCAGCCTGAGAAGGGGTCATCTTGAGGAGATAAGAAATAACCCTGAAAAAGACAGATTGAGATATCTGAAGAGCATTTTAGACGCAATGCCCGACGGCCGGATAAAGATGTACCTGATGCACCAGGCGCTTAAGGCAAGAAATGAAAACAGGGAAGTCTTTTTGGACGGGGAGTACATCCCGGTAAACACGGGAGGCAGCCACGCTCAGAACCTTATAACCTTTGCAAGAAAGCTCAATAACAGGTGGGCTGTAACTATTGCGCCTCGCTTGTTAACTGAATTTGTAAAAGAAGGGGAACTTCCACTGGGTGAAGCCTGGGGGGATACAATGATCGCCCTGCCGCAGGAAATAAAATCCTGGAAAAATGTTTTTACAGGCCAGAGGCTGGTAAAATCTGAAAAATCCGCCTCGCGGGGGTTCTTTATGGCAAAAGAAGTATTCAGCCATTTCCCGGTTGCACTCATTTTAGGAGAAAAAACTTAA
- a CDS encoding DUF3536 domain-containing protein, producing the protein MNRYVCIHGHFYQPPRENPWLEEIEVQDSAYPYRDWNERINAECYSPNTAARIQAGDGTVLNILNNYSKISFNFGPTLLLWMEKHSPDTYKSIIQADIESRELYSGHGSAIAQVYNHMIMPLANTNDKRTQIIWGIADFKFRFGREPEGMWLAETAVDNETLDILAEFGIKFTILAPRQAKQVKPMDSEEWTDVSNASIDPKMAYLCRLPSGRTINLFFYDGPISQELAFGDLLKNGENLANRLVGTFRDDDAPQLANIATDGETYGHHAKHGDMALAYCLNFIESNNLAKITVYGEFLEKYPPTHEVEIIEDTSWSCIHGIERWRSNCGCNTGRPGWGQEWRAPLREALDWLRDELIGFYEKGVADFTEAPWKLRDDYINVILDRRPESLNKFFSSFSSNGFTDEKKTRILKLLEMERHALLMYTSCGWFFDEISGIETIQVIMYAGRAIQLARELGGPDLEAEFIKRLEKAPSNIPEVQNGGRAYEMYVKPAFIDMLRVAAHFAIKALFENKKDEEGTEIFSYKVAEDSDERFEAGRQRMIIGRALMHSNITLEDTPVSYAVIHFGDQIVNGGVREFKGDEAFNEMKSELVDAFQKMNLVEMVLLLDKHFGTHNYTLWHLFKDESRKVYRIIMRKTLEEIEFSFRQIYENHYPLMQALVDARLPLPKAISTAVEFVINSDILKILESSDPIDNEKLMKLSAEAKKWSIQLENQRLSYVASRRINKMAQKLAEDPMNTSLMNEMADDLISLHGIGLDLNMWKAQNILFLVGQDHLHPMKSKARKGTQYAQKWMGNFKKLEQEMQIKLEQT; encoded by the coding sequence ATGAACAGATACGTATGTATTCATGGGCATTTTTATCAGCCCCCGAGGGAGAACCCATGGCTTGAAGAGATTGAAGTGCAGGATTCGGCTTACCCTTACCGGGACTGGAATGAGAGAATTAATGCCGAATGCTACAGCCCCAATACGGCGGCCCGCATACAGGCAGGAGACGGCACGGTTCTTAACATTTTAAATAATTATTCAAAGATCAGCTTTAACTTTGGGCCTACGCTTCTTTTGTGGATGGAGAAGCATTCACCCGATACATATAAGAGCATTATACAGGCTGATATTGAAAGCCGGGAACTCTATTCAGGCCACGGATCGGCTATTGCACAGGTTTATAACCATATGATCATGCCCCTTGCCAACACAAACGACAAACGCACTCAGATAATCTGGGGCATTGCCGATTTTAAATTCCGCTTCGGGCGCGAACCTGAAGGGATGTGGCTTGCTGAGACCGCAGTTGACAATGAAACGCTCGATATACTTGCAGAGTTTGGAATCAAGTTTACAATACTGGCACCCCGGCAGGCAAAGCAGGTAAAGCCGATGGATTCTGAAGAATGGACTGACGTAAGCAACGCATCAATTGACCCCAAAATGGCATACCTTTGCAGGCTTCCTTCGGGAAGAACAATTAACCTGTTTTTCTATGACGGGCCGATTTCGCAGGAGCTGGCCTTCGGCGACCTCCTGAAAAACGGGGAGAACCTGGCCAACCGCCTTGTCGGCACTTTCAGGGATGACGACGCCCCGCAGCTTGCTAATATTGCAACAGACGGTGAAACCTACGGCCACCATGCAAAGCACGGCGATATGGCACTTGCCTACTGCCTGAACTTTATCGAAAGCAATAATTTGGCTAAGATAACTGTCTATGGAGAGTTCCTGGAGAAGTATCCTCCCACGCATGAAGTTGAAATTATTGAAGACACTTCGTGGAGCTGCATACACGGAATTGAAAGATGGCGCAGTAACTGCGGATGCAACACCGGCCGCCCGGGCTGGGGACAGGAGTGGAGGGCACCACTAAGAGAGGCTCTGGACTGGCTGAGGGACGAACTTATAGGATTCTATGAGAAAGGTGTTGCAGACTTTACTGAGGCCCCCTGGAAACTCCGGGACGATTATATAAATGTTATTCTGGACAGGCGTCCTGAAAGCTTGAATAAATTCTTTTCTTCATTCTCCTCGAACGGCTTTACGGATGAAAAGAAAACAAGAATTCTTAAACTTCTTGAAATGGAGCGTCATGCGCTTTTGATGTACACAAGCTGCGGATGGTTTTTTGATGAGATCTCGGGCATTGAGACCATCCAGGTGATAATGTATGCAGGCCGTGCAATTCAGCTGGCGCGTGAGCTTGGCGGACCTGACCTGGAGGCTGAATTTATCAAGCGTCTGGAGAAAGCACCAAGCAATATTCCAGAAGTGCAAAATGGCGGACGGGCATATGAAATGTACGTTAAACCCGCATTCATCGACATGCTCAGGGTTGCAGCCCACTTTGCAATTAAGGCTCTTTTCGAGAATAAGAAAGATGAAGAGGGTACTGAAATTTTCAGCTACAAAGTCGCGGAAGATTCCGACGAGAGATTTGAGGCGGGAAGGCAGAGGATGATTATTGGACGCGCCCTGATGCATTCAAATATAACGCTGGAAGATACCCCCGTAAGCTATGCAGTCATACATTTCGGCGATCAGATTGTAAACGGCGGCGTGAGGGAGTTTAAGGGTGATGAAGCATTTAACGAGATGAAGAGTGAGCTTGTTGATGCTTTCCAGAAAATGAACCTCGTTGAGATGGTCCTTCTTTTGGATAAGCATTTCGGCACTCATAACTACACATTGTGGCACCTGTTCAAGGATGAGAGCCGCAAGGTATATCGAATAATTATGAGAAAAACGCTGGAAGAAATTGAGTTTTCATTCAGGCAGATTTATGAAAACCACTATCCCTTAATGCAGGCTCTTGTGGATGCTAGGCTGCCTCTGCCGAAGGCAATTTCAACAGCCGTGGAGTTTGTCATTAATTCGGATATACTGAAAATACTTGAGAGCAGTGATCCTATAGATAATGAAAAACTTATGAAGCTGTCGGCCGAAGCAAAGAAGTGGTCCATTCAGCTGGAAAACCAAAGGTTAAGCTATGTGGCTTCCAGACGGATTAACAAAATGGCGCAGAAACTGGCTGAAGACCCAATGAATACCAGCCTTATGAACGAAATGGCAGATGACCTGATTTCACTGCACGGAATAGGTCTGGACCTTAATATGTGGAAGGCACAGAATATCCTTTTCTTAGTCGGGCAGGATCACCTGCATCCTATGAAGTCGAAGGCCAGAAAAGGTACGCAGTATGCTCAAAAATGGATGGGCAACTTCAAGAAACTGGAACAAGAAATGCAGATTAAACTGGAACAGACCTGA
- the treZ gene encoding malto-oligosyltrehalose trehalohydrolase: MKIGANYSGDGKCEFVVWSPIAEKMEVRMLDGGERIIPMQRDEEYYWRAAAENVRPGQHYFYRIDGETDRSDPASNSQPEDVHGPSEIIDHNSFRWTDKGWEGIPITNYIIYEVHIGTLTDEGTFDSAIKRLDDLKDLGVTAVEVMPVSQYPGERNWGYDGVYPFAVQSSYGGAEALKRFVDACHNKGLSVIIDVVYNHFGPAGNYLHSYGPYFTSKYKTPWGDAINFDEEYSDGVRNYFIENVLYWLRDFHVDALRLDAVHSIYDFSARHILEEMAEYTDHLSKTEGRKHYLILESDLNDVRLINPREIGGYGCHAQWTDDFHHSLHTLLTGENSGYYVDFGTMGDMAKALKNSFVYTGQYSRSRKRRHGNDPSERPTYQFIVSTQNHDQIGNRAFGERLSSLVSFDAAKLAAGVMLLSPYIPMLFMGEEYAEDTPFQYFVSHSDPVLVKAVQEGRKEEFKNFQWQSEVPDPQSEMTYMNSKLKWEKRHEGKHGVMLGFYRELIRLRNTLPALKNFDRSDMSVTEVEDDKIIFFHRWKRENGIYCLMNFNDMEVTSYATVPKGRWRKVLDSAEGRWMGKGSSMPDRLDKKQDITIKEFSFALYELEVI; encoded by the coding sequence ATGAAGATAGGTGCTAACTATTCAGGTGATGGAAAGTGTGAATTTGTTGTATGGTCGCCAATTGCGGAAAAAATGGAAGTCAGAATGCTTGACGGAGGAGAAAGAATAATCCCGATGCAGAGAGACGAGGAATATTACTGGAGGGCCGCAGCAGAGAATGTAAGACCGGGGCAGCATTATTTCTACAGGATAGATGGCGAAACCGACAGGAGCGATCCGGCCTCCAACTCTCAGCCCGAGGATGTTCACGGCCCTTCCGAGATTATTGATCACAACTCCTTCAGGTGGACTGACAAGGGGTGGGAAGGCATTCCGATTACAAATTATATAATCTATGAAGTGCATATCGGAACATTAACTGATGAGGGCACATTTGACTCGGCAATTAAAAGGCTTGATGACCTGAAGGATCTGGGTGTTACTGCAGTTGAGGTTATGCCTGTTTCGCAGTATCCGGGCGAAAGGAATTGGGGTTACGACGGTGTTTATCCGTTTGCCGTACAAAGCTCATATGGCGGTGCTGAGGCATTAAAGCGTTTTGTTGATGCCTGCCACAATAAGGGCCTGTCAGTAATAATTGACGTGGTCTACAACCATTTCGGTCCCGCGGGCAATTACCTCCACAGCTACGGACCGTACTTTACTTCAAAATATAAGACCCCCTGGGGTGACGCCATTAATTTTGATGAGGAGTATAGCGACGGAGTAAGAAACTATTTCATTGAGAATGTCCTCTACTGGCTCCGGGACTTCCACGTTGACGCCCTGAGGCTGGATGCGGTTCACAGCATTTACGACTTCAGCGCCAGACACATACTGGAGGAAATGGCCGAGTACACAGACCACCTCTCGAAGACTGAAGGGAGGAAACATTACCTTATACTTGAAAGCGACCTGAACGACGTAAGGCTCATCAACCCAAGAGAAATAGGAGGCTACGGCTGCCATGCACAGTGGACCGACGACTTCCATCACTCGCTTCACACTCTTCTAACGGGTGAAAATTCAGGCTACTACGTTGATTTCGGGACAATGGGCGATATGGCCAAAGCACTCAAGAACAGTTTTGTATATACCGGGCAGTATTCAAGATCGCGCAAAAGAAGGCATGGAAATGATCCTTCCGAAAGGCCTACATACCAGTTTATTGTGAGCACGCAGAATCACGACCAGATCGGAAACCGTGCCTTTGGCGAAAGGCTTTCGAGCCTGGTGTCATTTGATGCCGCAAAGCTTGCTGCAGGCGTAATGCTTCTGTCGCCTTATATACCGATGCTTTTTATGGGCGAGGAGTACGCTGAGGACACACCGTTCCAGTATTTCGTGAGCCACAGCGACCCCGTGCTCGTTAAAGCCGTTCAGGAGGGGAGAAAAGAGGAGTTTAAGAATTTTCAGTGGCAGAGTGAGGTGCCCGACCCGCAGAGCGAAATGACCTATATGAACTCAAAGCTGAAATGGGAAAAAAGGCATGAAGGAAAGCACGGCGTAATGCTGGGATTTTACAGGGAGCTAATCAGGCTTAGAAATACGCTTCCGGCCCTGAAGAATTTCGACAGGAGCGATATGAGCGTAACAGAAGTAGAAGATGATAAGATCATCTTCTTCCACAGGTGGAAACGTGAAAACGGAATATACTGCCTTATGAATTTTAACGATATGGAAGTTACCTCCTATGCAACTGTGCCAAAAGGCAGGTGGAGAAAAGTTTTAGATTCGGCAGAAGGCAGATGGATGGGGAAAGGCTCTTCAATGCCGGACAGATTAGATAAGAAGCAGGACATTACAATTAAAGAATTCAGCTTCGCTCTTTATGAGCTGGAAGTGATATGA